The following coding sequences are from one Lolium rigidum isolate FL_2022 chromosome 6, APGP_CSIRO_Lrig_0.1, whole genome shotgun sequence window:
- the LOC124665196 gene encoding serine/threonine protein phosphatase 2A 55 kDa regulatory subunit B beta isoform-like isoform X2, with the protein MNGTATPEPTEASAPTPQPPLDWRFSQVFGERGAGEDVQDVDIISAIEFNKTGHHLATGDRGGRVVLFERTDAKDHVSRKEAEKADYSISRHPEFRYKTEFQSHEPEFDYLKSLEIEEKINKIKWCQETNGASFLLSTNDKTIKFWKVQEKKVKKICEMNMNTSNAHVNGGPSTHVPNGGILKPGGLALLRMPVVTSQETSLAANCRRVYAHAHDYHINSISNNSDGETFISADDLRINLWNLEISNQSFNIVDVKPTNMEDLTEVITSAEFHPSHCNTLAYSSSKGSIRLVDLRQSALCDTHSKLFEQHESAGSRSFFTEIIASISDIKFSMDGRHILSRDYMTLKLWDVNMDSGPVATFQVHEYLRPKLCDLYENDSIFDKFECCQSGDGLRVATGSYSNIFRVFNCGAGDNEVTTLEATRNPTRRQAQNPARPVRSMTRNVRRENTGIDANGNSYDLSTKLLHLAWHPAENLIACAAANSLYMYYG; encoded by the exons ATGAACGGGACGGCGACGCCCGAGCCCACGGAGGCATCGGCCCCGACCCCGCAGCCGCCGCTCGACTGGAGGTTCTCCCAGGTCTTCGGCGAGCGCGGAGCAGGCGAGGACGTCCAGGACG TTGACATCATCTCGGCAATAGAGTTCAATAAAACAGGACATCATCTTGCCACTGGGGACAGAGGGGGACGAGTTGTTTTGTTTGAAAGAACAGATGCCAAAGAT catgtcTCCAGAAAAGAGGCTGAGAAAGCTGATTATTCTATCAGCAGGCATCCAGAATTTCGTTACAAAACTGAGTTCCAAAGCCATGAACCAGAG TTCGATTACCTTAAAAGCttggaaattgaagagaagattaaCAAGATAAAGTGGTGCCAAGAAACAAATGGTGCGTCGTTTCTTCTGTCCACAAATGACAAAACGATAAAGTTTTGGAAG GTCCAAGAGAAGAAGGTTAAAAAGATATGTGAGATGAATATGAACACTTCAAATGCTCATGTGAATGGTGGCCCAAGCACACATGTTCCAAATGGTGGCATTTTAAAGCCTGGTGGACTTGCTTTACTTCGCATGCCTGTG GTTACAAGCCAAGAAACCAGTCTCGCTGCAAATTGTCGTAGAGTCTATGCTCATGCACACGACTACCACATCAATTCCATTTCAAATAACAG TGATGGTGAGACGTTCATATCAGCAGATGATTTACGGATAAATCTTTGGAATTTGGAAATCAGCAATCAAAGTTTCAATATTGTTGACGTTAAGCCAACAAACATGGAGGATCTCACTG AGGTTATAACATCTGCGGAGTTCCATCCTTCTCACTGTAATACGTTGGCATATAGTAGCTCAAAGGGCTCCATTCGACTTGTTGACCTGCGGCAATCAGCTCTTTGTGATACTCATTCCAAACT CTTTGAGCAGCATGAGTCAGCGGGTTCAAGATCCTTTTTTACTGAGATTATAGCCTCAATTTCAGACATAAAGTTCTCCATGGATGGGAGACATATTCTGAGTCGCGACTACATGACTCTGAAG CTATGGGATGTTAATATGGATTCTGGTCCAGTTGCGACGTTCCAGGTTCACGAGTATTTAAGGCCCAAG ttatgtgatttatatgaaAATGATTCAATTTTTGACAAATTTGAGTGTTGTCAAAGTGGAGATGGGTTACGAGTAGCAACTGGTTCTTACAG CAACATTTTTCGTGTGTTCAATTGTGGTGCTGGTGACAATGAGGTAACAACGCTTGAAGCAACTCGAAACCCTACAAG GAGGCAGGCCCAGAATCCTGCACGGCCTGTGAGATCTATGACAAGGAATGTTAGACGAG AGAACACTGGAATAGATGCCAATGGGAATTCCTACGACTTGAGCACAAAACTGCTCCATTTGGCATGGCACCCGGCAGAAAATCTAATTGCCTGTGCTGCAGCCAACAGCTTATACATGTACTATGGGTAA
- the LOC124665196 gene encoding serine/threonine protein phosphatase 2A 55 kDa regulatory subunit B beta isoform-like isoform X1, whose translation MNGTATPEPTEASAPTPQPPLDWRFSQVFGERGAGEDVQDVDIISAIEFNKTGHHLATGDRGGRVVLFERTDAKDHVSRKEAEKADYSISRHPEFRYKTEFQSHEPEFDYLKSLEIEEKINKIKWCQETNGASFLLSTNDKTIKFWKVQEKKVKKICEMNMNTSNAHVNGGPSTHVPNGGILKPGGLALLRMPVVVTSQETSLAANCRRVYAHAHDYHINSISNNSDGETFISADDLRINLWNLEISNQSFNIVDVKPTNMEDLTEVITSAEFHPSHCNTLAYSSSKGSIRLVDLRQSALCDTHSKLFEQHESAGSRSFFTEIIASISDIKFSMDGRHILSRDYMTLKLWDVNMDSGPVATFQVHEYLRPKLCDLYENDSIFDKFECCQSGDGLRVATGSYSNIFRVFNCGAGDNEVTTLEATRNPTRRQAQNPARPVRSMTRNVRRENTGIDANGNSYDLSTKLLHLAWHPAENLIACAAANSLYMYYG comes from the exons ATGAACGGGACGGCGACGCCCGAGCCCACGGAGGCATCGGCCCCGACCCCGCAGCCGCCGCTCGACTGGAGGTTCTCCCAGGTCTTCGGCGAGCGCGGAGCAGGCGAGGACGTCCAGGACG TTGACATCATCTCGGCAATAGAGTTCAATAAAACAGGACATCATCTTGCCACTGGGGACAGAGGGGGACGAGTTGTTTTGTTTGAAAGAACAGATGCCAAAGAT catgtcTCCAGAAAAGAGGCTGAGAAAGCTGATTATTCTATCAGCAGGCATCCAGAATTTCGTTACAAAACTGAGTTCCAAAGCCATGAACCAGAG TTCGATTACCTTAAAAGCttggaaattgaagagaagattaaCAAGATAAAGTGGTGCCAAGAAACAAATGGTGCGTCGTTTCTTCTGTCCACAAATGACAAAACGATAAAGTTTTGGAAG GTCCAAGAGAAGAAGGTTAAAAAGATATGTGAGATGAATATGAACACTTCAAATGCTCATGTGAATGGTGGCCCAAGCACACATGTTCCAAATGGTGGCATTTTAAAGCCTGGTGGACTTGCTTTACTTCGCATGCCTGTGGTA GTTACAAGCCAAGAAACCAGTCTCGCTGCAAATTGTCGTAGAGTCTATGCTCATGCACACGACTACCACATCAATTCCATTTCAAATAACAG TGATGGTGAGACGTTCATATCAGCAGATGATTTACGGATAAATCTTTGGAATTTGGAAATCAGCAATCAAAGTTTCAATATTGTTGACGTTAAGCCAACAAACATGGAGGATCTCACTG AGGTTATAACATCTGCGGAGTTCCATCCTTCTCACTGTAATACGTTGGCATATAGTAGCTCAAAGGGCTCCATTCGACTTGTTGACCTGCGGCAATCAGCTCTTTGTGATACTCATTCCAAACT CTTTGAGCAGCATGAGTCAGCGGGTTCAAGATCCTTTTTTACTGAGATTATAGCCTCAATTTCAGACATAAAGTTCTCCATGGATGGGAGACATATTCTGAGTCGCGACTACATGACTCTGAAG CTATGGGATGTTAATATGGATTCTGGTCCAGTTGCGACGTTCCAGGTTCACGAGTATTTAAGGCCCAAG ttatgtgatttatatgaaAATGATTCAATTTTTGACAAATTTGAGTGTTGTCAAAGTGGAGATGGGTTACGAGTAGCAACTGGTTCTTACAG CAACATTTTTCGTGTGTTCAATTGTGGTGCTGGTGACAATGAGGTAACAACGCTTGAAGCAACTCGAAACCCTACAAG GAGGCAGGCCCAGAATCCTGCACGGCCTGTGAGATCTATGACAAGGAATGTTAGACGAG AGAACACTGGAATAGATGCCAATGGGAATTCCTACGACTTGAGCACAAAACTGCTCCATTTGGCATGGCACCCGGCAGAAAATCTAATTGCCTGTGCTGCAGCCAACAGCTTATACATGTACTATGGGTAA